One region of Termitidicoccus mucosus genomic DNA includes:
- a CDS encoding sialidase family protein yields MKKYLLASILGLLPIADMPAGASQDELRKWEPPREPLPLIEKFQLFTAGKAGYANYRIPGIVVTAKGSVLAFCDARKDAKLGDWSTIEIYMRRSTNGGRTWEPQKRIVYVGLHEKHGFTFERNEVAVKQGLGAEGQRPITNQMPVVDYTTGEIHLFHCVEQARCFLMTSRDDGVTWSPPVEVTNVFDGFKKVYPWKALATGPGHGIQLANGRLVVPVWLSRGGGYNGHRPSVVSTIYSDDHGKTWLCGEIAAGEDDPLPNPNETVAIQLADGRVMLNIRNESPLHRRGVAISPDGATGWSKPVYDPALKEPVCMGAITRLSSVKSHGKNRILFSNPDNDRDGRAHVTNGLFRKNLSVKVSYDEGRTWPVNKVLEPGPSGYSDLAVLDDGTILCIYEDGLSKSGSNFPSRFISIARFNLEWLTDGADSLKQ; encoded by the coding sequence ATGAAAAAATACCTCCTGGCATCAATTCTCGGCCTTCTCCCAATCGCGGACATGCCCGCGGGCGCCTCGCAAGACGAACTGCGCAAATGGGAGCCGCCCCGCGAGCCGCTGCCGCTGATCGAGAAATTCCAACTCTTCACCGCCGGCAAGGCCGGCTATGCCAACTACCGCATCCCCGGCATCGTCGTCACCGCCAAGGGCTCCGTGCTGGCCTTCTGCGACGCGCGCAAGGACGCCAAGCTCGGAGACTGGTCCACCATCGAAATCTACATGCGCCGCAGCACGAACGGCGGGCGCACTTGGGAGCCGCAGAAACGCATCGTCTATGTGGGCCTGCATGAAAAACACGGCTTCACCTTCGAGCGCAACGAGGTCGCCGTAAAACAGGGCCTCGGCGCCGAGGGCCAGCGTCCCATCACCAACCAGATGCCCGTCGTCGATTATACGACCGGCGAAATCCATCTCTTCCACTGCGTGGAGCAGGCGCGCTGCTTTCTCATGACCAGCAGGGACGACGGTGTCACCTGGTCACCGCCGGTCGAGGTGACAAATGTCTTTGACGGCTTTAAGAAAGTTTATCCGTGGAAAGCCCTTGCGACCGGCCCCGGGCACGGCATCCAGCTTGCCAATGGCCGCCTGGTTGTTCCCGTCTGGTTGTCGCGCGGCGGCGGCTACAACGGCCACCGTCCGTCCGTCGTCTCGACCATTTACTCCGACGACCACGGCAAAACCTGGCTTTGCGGCGAGATTGCCGCGGGCGAGGACGACCCGCTGCCCAATCCCAACGAGACGGTCGCCATCCAGCTTGCAGACGGGCGCGTCATGCTGAACATCCGCAACGAGTCGCCGCTCCACCGCCGCGGCGTCGCGATCAGCCCCGACGGCGCGACCGGCTGGAGCAAGCCCGTCTATGACCCGGCGCTCAAGGAACCCGTCTGCATGGGCGCCATCACCCGCCTGAGCAGCGTGAAATCCCACGGGAAAAACCGCATTCTCTTTTCCAACCCCGACAACGACCGCGACGGGCGCGCGCACGTCACCAACGGACTTTTCCGCAAAAACCTTTCCGTCAAGGTGAGCTACGACGAGGGCCGGACCTGGCCGGTGAACAAGGTGCTGGAGCCCGGCCCGAGCGGCTACAGCGACCTCGCGGTCCTGGATGACGGAACGATTCTCTGCATCTACGAGGACGGTCTTTCCAAGAGCGGCAGCAATTTCCCCTCGCGTTTCATCTCGATCGCCCGCTTCAACCTCGAATGGCTCACGGATGGAGCCGATTCGCTGAAACAGTAA
- a CDS encoding exo-alpha-sialidase yields MFTSTQDGYASYRIPAVIKTNDGTLLAFCEGRKNSPADFGDIDMLVKRSTDGGRTWSAPILIWDDGGNTCGNTNPVLDETTGHVWLLMTHNLGDATHDGILAGKPEAGTRTIWVTHSEDNGRTWSPAKDITSQVKDPDWRWYATGPGIGIQVKNGFHAGRLVIPVCYSDSQKNGYAGIIYSDDHGQTWTAGGAVAGLVGETQVVEGFDAPGKLIINMRSNYGHHCRTQAASLDGGATWSPSPPAQVADLYDPVCQASILRWEDPSLTKGGFLLFSSPATSPEHVAAGVAEGVAVSAKDNIRERLTIRSSIDDGATWQRSLRLWDDLAAYSCLIRLDETTVGCLYENGELRPQNGPAGYLAANIYRRVSFETFSLGTLGAYRPANPAPPGNITALAGGSAALAASASDATGYRWQVSADGGLSWADISSLAAPAEHYSGWESATLSIANATDAMSGYSYRYVAVNSHGETASDSAVLTVETSRLGQAVGITLDNENNIYVTDAGHGAVQRITPAGIISFFSNTNAFAMPSGIKINPFPLAGVLHVVETGANAVRTLSASGSAGVLSDSAAAALNGPTAVAVDEKGNTYIADTAGHAIRMIVPGGSATLIAGAPGMAGSADGTGTAARFTRPSGVAVDITTTGTSGYLYVADTGNHTIRLIDLGTRGVTTFAGQAGSAGYASTAPVLFDTPKGIIVDGEGVVYVADSGNHVIRAIASRSNPMPAIAGGPRLAGFADGSGTHARFNQPSDLALGHDGNLYIVDYGNNFIRKLALDGRVSTVRAGLDDNAAGGGGDGNGGSSPDGSGEGGGAATAWFMAALGVLFLLRGASPRQASPRGIGADCKPPVRH; encoded by the coding sequence GTGTTCACAAGCACCCAGGATGGCTACGCCTCCTACCGGATACCCGCCGTCATAAAAACCAACGACGGCACCCTGCTTGCATTTTGCGAGGGACGCAAAAACAGCCCTGCCGACTTCGGCGACATTGACATGCTGGTCAAGCGTTCCACGGACGGCGGCAGGACATGGAGCGCCCCCATATTGATTTGGGACGACGGCGGCAACACGTGCGGCAACACCAATCCCGTGCTGGATGAAACCACGGGCCATGTCTGGCTGTTGATGACCCATAATCTCGGGGACGCCACCCATGACGGGATTCTGGCCGGAAAGCCCGAAGCGGGCACGCGCACCATCTGGGTGACGCACTCGGAGGACAACGGGCGGACCTGGTCGCCCGCCAAGGATATCACCTCCCAGGTCAAGGATCCGGACTGGCGCTGGTATGCCACGGGCCCCGGCATCGGCATCCAGGTTAAAAACGGGTTCCATGCCGGACGATTGGTGATTCCCGTCTGCTATTCCGACTCCCAAAAAAACGGGTATGCCGGGATTATCTACTCGGATGATCACGGGCAAACCTGGACGGCGGGCGGCGCCGTGGCCGGCCTGGTCGGCGAAACCCAGGTGGTGGAGGGTTTCGACGCGCCCGGGAAATTGATTATCAACATGCGCAGCAATTACGGCCACCACTGCCGCACGCAGGCCGCCAGCCTCGACGGCGGCGCCACGTGGAGCCCGTCGCCGCCGGCGCAGGTCGCCGACTTGTATGATCCGGTCTGCCAGGCCAGCATCCTGCGCTGGGAGGACCCTTCCCTGACGAAGGGGGGATTCCTGTTGTTTTCCAGTCCCGCCACCTCGCCCGAGCACGTGGCCGCGGGTGTGGCCGAGGGTGTGGCCGTCAGCGCCAAGGACAACATACGCGAACGGCTGACCATCCGCAGCAGCATCGACGACGGAGCGACGTGGCAGCGTTCCCTGCGACTTTGGGACGATCTGGCCGCCTATTCATGCCTGATCCGCCTCGATGAAACCACCGTCGGCTGCCTGTATGAAAATGGAGAATTGCGCCCTCAAAACGGCCCGGCCGGCTATCTCGCCGCCAATATCTACAGGCGCGTCAGCTTCGAGACCTTTTCCCTGGGGACGCTCGGTGCCTACAGGCCGGCAAATCCCGCTCCGCCCGGCAATATCACGGCGCTTGCCGGCGGAAGCGCGGCCCTTGCGGCCTCGGCATCCGATGCCACCGGCTACCGCTGGCAGGTTTCCGCGGATGGCGGCTTGAGCTGGGCGGATATCTCGTCGCTCGCCGCCCCCGCCGAACATTACAGCGGATGGGAAAGCGCAACGCTTTCCATCGCCAATGCCACGGATGCCATGAGCGGCTATTCTTATCGCTATGTGGCCGTCAATTCCCACGGTGAGACGGCGAGCGACAGCGCGGTTCTCACCGTCGAGACCTCCCGCCTCGGGCAGGCGGTCGGCATCACATTGGACAATGAGAATAATATTTATGTCACCGATGCCGGTCATGGCGCGGTTCAAAGAATCACACCCGCCGGAATCATCTCTTTTTTCAGCAATACAAACGCCTTCGCCATGCCCTCCGGCATAAAGATCAACCCGTTTCCGCTTGCCGGCGTGCTTCATGTCGTCGAAACCGGCGCCAATGCGGTGCGCACACTTTCCGCGTCGGGAAGCGCGGGCGTCCTTTCCGACTCGGCCGCCGCCGCGCTCAATGGTCCCACGGCTGTTGCCGTTGATGAAAAGGGCAACACCTACATCGCCGACACCGCCGGCCATGCCATCCGCATGATTGTGCCCGGCGGGAGCGCCACGCTCATCGCGGGAGCGCCCGGGATGGCCGGTTCCGCGGACGGCACGGGCACCGCCGCGCGTTTCACCCGTCCGTCCGGCGTTGCCGTTGACATTACAACCACAGGAACCTCGGGATATCTTTATGTGGCCGATACCGGCAATCATACCATCCGGCTCATTGATCTGGGCACACGCGGCGTGACAACGTTTGCGGGGCAGGCAGGAAGCGCGGGTTATGCGAGCACGGCACCGGTGCTTTTTGATACGCCGAAAGGCATCATCGTTGATGGCGAGGGTGTCGTGTATGTGGCCGATAGCGGGAATCATGTCATTCGGGCGATCGCAAGCCGGTCAAATCCCATGCCGGCGATTGCCGGCGGCCCCCGGCTCGCGGGGTTTGCCGATGGTTCGGGAACACATGCCCGATTCAACCAACCTTCCGACTTGGCGCTCGGCCATGATGGCAATTTATATATAGTCGATTATGGCAATAATTTTATTCGCAAACTCGCGCTCGATGGACGGGTGTCCACGGTCAGGGCCGGGCTTGATGACAACGCCGCCGGTGGCGGGGGCGATGGCAATGGAGGCTCATCCCCGGACGGAAGCGGGGAGGGCGGGGGAGCGGCAACCGCATGGTTTATGGCGGCGCTGGGTGTTTTGTTTCTCCTGCGCGGCGCAAGCCCGCGACAAGCCTCCCCGCGCGGGATTGGTGCGGATTGCAAACCACCAGTCCGCCATTGA
- a CDS encoding autotransporter-associated beta strand repeat-containing protein, with the protein MKKHLLPIFRNDAGKRRCDRLLVALALAATLPHAAPAQSTSVTASSTVTTREVVVAGASRAYEIADDVTLTFAVPGVGAAAGGALNVAAGGTLTIGPSAASGTVIFKGNAVSGGNGGAISNAGYASIANALFASNTTTATTRQGGAIASTGTLVLSKVRFENNYASTAGASVGGAIYLDGGLAVSKLSVIDGEFINNVTTSQAGAIYIMSGSAYLENVSIKGNANATAGVAGALMIRDANGSATFVNVAFEDNHVLASGGGIAGAMRNAGALDMTGGKFTGNYSGNTGYAGALHVSSAVADGTRLTGVLFEGNRAGTYGGGLALTSAPAGGIELNNVIFKDNWAGTFGGAVEAHAAGSNINFNLTASGGTTSYAYTGNFAGLNATPSQAEMTSGTAAFAANAAGGGFYYAANSGTARFNIADGVSLTIGSAANVNHDSLASADAAAGRAARLIKDGGGLLVLNADNSYWRGSFDVTSGTVLLGNADAKLGGKVTIASGATFGGSGTLMTNSAAAGLTVLDAQAGSTLQIGAAGGAAPESLTVAGTLALAVGATLDYDLFGSTGADLLVADYINVLGTGTIRLGALASGTYTLARWTGGTGDVAAWAANVVTDVQAGRNFTGAVTVQGGTTLQLTTSFDNVALIWTGVTGTLWNHEQENWSGAGGVTKFINRDTVTFDQTGANRTIEVAAGGVSAAAMNVSGSTDYNFIGGGVAVTGTLIKTGTGRLTLNNTGVNSFGKISLREGELAISSTGQLGGALTNVLDYGNTQATTFGGVGPARIIINGGVVFDGGGRLLAGGSTKRDAGFLVANGGMLTIKNFTAPEGATGHSGFFYVGAATGLIMGPETAGGSGKILFENNSAATANVDAAQGGGVMLVAGTAALTNATFLGNQAAHGGALTTGAAAAVLTLTDAVFTSNTAAQKGGALNNALGVVNLAVTRSGTTAYEGNAAATAADGGFLYQAASGTANINIAAGSTLVIGGVDAAKDTIGGAAGAVLNKSGSGALVLRADSSAYAGVTTVNAGSLILRGASAQLGGSIIARSGVVLGGSGTFGNVTLEAGSSLDIGEDATSRTLSTGTLAANGATLNFTILGGGTSDRLNVAALDAGSAGNTINLDQFFSGTYDLGQNIAGLKSSTLTLRGADISSGARQSGSLSDNGASLQLELTADASRALTWQGIASGTWAASGSNWSTGDGGFSGLFADGDRVAFGDAAAPRDITIGSGGVTVAEMVVDTTGSHAFHGGGILADVSYSNGTGFLAGGTSSKLIKNSTGTLVFKNSANTFRGGIDLNAGAIEFTDGAQLGVGGGAAITVSGSATLRPLASATLSSDLALAAGATAIIDVTNAGHSFTYNGASSAADAAATLVKTGAGSLTLSGSAALGHGATRIDGGFVFLRDIASPADLVHAFDFNGGWLDLSDTTYTGDEAGANDWARLTFSGSSGGVIGRNDKITLGAGDAAFGIGSAGDASKQGVFVVIDAGAGNTARMTGGNFYVGNTRVLSGTLEVSDDSQLGLQSAHREVILDGGALSLASAFNSTRALEVGGSNGAVNVAGFASATWEGNISGAGKLIKTGGGELVLSGSNRHASTEIADGTLAAGASGALGSGVLRATGSAARLRTAADELVIANAIELGANALVIDTDGRASTFSGAINGSGPLTVANAGAATLTGANTLGRVIVSQGARLIATGNYSALGGTGVDVEVNNATLEIATINTVARSVAVNGGVLLFTNADTLNANSAMLRASGSVTFAGSATIALGGVALASGKQYKLIDAGALPGIETAAFDAGAQNAGVDIVPLAANGELIIAGLNQAVNPGKDIAAAFDAMSAATGAVYSRLSESFLLPVLDRRPGDSANNFWLRGIGSFADFDGGADKIGHRDDTYGAMVGYDHVFGRLLVGLYAGYASTKIKTDNRAETDAGQPHGGVYTAWRMGPVYLAGDFMMGAFDADTIRNEGGGQAKGSYKAGTLGGSLELGMALGTWEGGSVKPAVAVHYMRFKYKDQAETGPGAVEIADFTTDRRDGFASVQFTQAFTAPWNRPAMVDFLVGKRFSFGDKETSVTGAFVDGGGYFDATADRYETDGFLVGLGARFALGKHALFSVAYDYELGTDYGRHSVDAVIRLHW; encoded by the coding sequence ATGAAAAAACACCTTTTGCCCATCTTTCGGAACGATGCCGGGAAACGCCGGTGTGACCGCCTGCTGGTTGCGCTGGCGCTGGCGGCAACGCTTCCGCACGCCGCGCCGGCGCAGTCCACCTCGGTGACCGCCAGTTCGACCGTGACGACGCGGGAGGTTGTGGTTGCCGGCGCGTCGCGCGCGTATGAGATTGCCGACGACGTGACGCTCACCTTCGCCGTGCCCGGCGTCGGCGCTGCCGCCGGCGGCGCGCTCAATGTCGCCGCGGGCGGCACCCTGACCATCGGGCCGTCCGCCGCCAGCGGCACCGTGATTTTCAAGGGCAACGCGGTCAGCGGAGGCAATGGCGGTGCCATCTCGAACGCCGGCTACGCCTCCATCGCCAACGCGCTGTTCGCCAGCAACACTACCACCGCCACCACCAGGCAGGGCGGGGCCATTGCCAGCACCGGCACGCTGGTGTTGAGCAAGGTCCGGTTCGAAAACAATTATGCTTCGACTGCCGGTGCAAGCGTCGGCGGCGCCATTTACTTGGATGGAGGACTGGCGGTCAGCAAACTGTCAGTGATTGATGGCGAGTTCATTAACAATGTGACCACCAGTCAGGCCGGGGCTATTTATATAATGTCAGGCAGCGCTTATCTTGAGAATGTGAGCATAAAGGGGAATGCCAACGCGACTGCGGGCGTGGCCGGGGCGCTGATGATAAGGGACGCCAATGGAAGCGCCACTTTCGTGAACGTGGCTTTCGAGGACAACCATGTGCTCGCCAGCGGCGGCGGCATCGCGGGTGCCATGCGCAATGCCGGCGCGCTGGATATGACCGGCGGAAAGTTCACGGGCAATTATTCGGGCAACACCGGTTACGCGGGCGCCCTGCATGTCAGCAGCGCCGTGGCGGACGGCACCAGACTGACCGGCGTTCTTTTCGAGGGCAACCGCGCCGGGACCTACGGCGGCGGCCTCGCGCTCACCTCGGCCCCGGCCGGCGGCATCGAATTGAACAATGTCATCTTCAAGGACAACTGGGCCGGCACCTTCGGCGGGGCGGTGGAAGCTCACGCCGCCGGTAGCAACATCAATTTCAACCTCACGGCCTCGGGTGGCACCACCAGCTATGCCTACACGGGGAATTTCGCCGGACTGAACGCCACGCCATCCCAGGCGGAAATGACCAGCGGCACCGCTGCGTTTGCCGCCAACGCCGCTGGAGGCGGGTTCTATTATGCCGCAAACAGTGGCACGGCGCGTTTTAATATAGCGGACGGCGTTTCGCTGACCATCGGATCCGCCGCCAATGTCAATCATGACAGTCTGGCTTCGGCGGATGCCGCTGCCGGGCGCGCGGCTAGGTTGATCAAGGATGGCGGCGGCCTGCTGGTATTAAACGCCGACAATTCCTATTGGCGCGGCTCGTTTGATGTCACCAGCGGCACCGTGCTGCTGGGCAACGCGGACGCAAAACTCGGCGGGAAAGTCACCATCGCCAGTGGCGCCACGTTTGGAGGCTCGGGCACGCTGATGACGAACAGCGCGGCGGCGGGGCTCACCGTGCTCGACGCCCAGGCCGGCTCCACTTTGCAAATCGGCGCCGCCGGCGGCGCCGCGCCGGAGTCGCTGACCGTGGCTGGCACGCTCGCGCTGGCGGTGGGCGCGACGCTCGATTATGACTTGTTCGGCAGCACCGGTGCCGACCTGCTCGTCGCCGATTATATCAACGTCCTCGGCACCGGCACCATCCGCCTCGGCGCACTGGCCAGCGGCACCTACACGCTCGCGCGCTGGACCGGCGGCACTGGCGACGTGGCGGCATGGGCGGCCAATGTTGTCACCGATGTGCAGGCCGGGCGCAATTTTACCGGCGCGGTCACGGTGCAGGGCGGCACGACACTCCAACTTACAACATCGTTTGATAATGTCGCGCTCATCTGGACGGGGGTGACCGGCACGCTCTGGAATCACGAGCAGGAAAACTGGTCGGGCGCGGGGGGCGTGACGAAATTCATCAACCGCGACACCGTGACCTTCGACCAGACGGGCGCAAACCGCACCATCGAGGTCGCCGCAGGCGGGGTTTCCGCGGCAGCCATGAACGTCAGCGGCAGCACCGATTATAATTTTATCGGTGGAGGCGTCGCGGTGACGGGCACTTTGATAAAAACCGGCACGGGCCGGCTTACCTTAAACAACACGGGTGTGAACAGTTTTGGAAAAATCAGCCTGCGCGAGGGCGAACTCGCCATTTCCAGCACCGGCCAGCTCGGCGGCGCGCTCACGAACGTTCTTGATTATGGCAACACCCAGGCCACGACCTTCGGTGGCGTCGGCCCCGCGCGCATTATTATAAACGGCGGCGTTGTGTTCGATGGAGGCGGACGCTTGCTGGCGGGTGGCTCCACCAAGCGCGACGCCGGCTTCCTCGTCGCGAACGGCGGGATGCTGACCATTAAAAACTTCACCGCGCCGGAGGGCGCGACCGGACACAGCGGTTTCTTCTACGTGGGCGCGGCGACGGGGCTGATCATGGGACCGGAGACCGCTGGCGGCAGCGGCAAAATTCTTTTTGAAAACAATTCCGCCGCGACCGCCAACGTTGACGCCGCGCAGGGCGGTGGCGTGATGCTCGTGGCCGGCACAGCCGCGCTCACCAACGCCACCTTCCTCGGCAACCAAGCCGCCCACGGCGGCGCGCTCACCACCGGCGCTGCCGCCGCCGTGCTCACGCTCACCGACGCCGTTTTCACCAGCAACACCGCCGCGCAAAAAGGCGGTGCGCTCAACAACGCCCTCGGCGTCGTCAACCTCGCCGTCACCCGTTCCGGCACCACCGCCTACGAGGGCAACGCCGCCGCCACCGCCGCCGACGGTGGGTTTTTATATCAAGCCGCCAGCGGCACCGCCAATATAAACATCGCCGCCGGCTCCACGCTCGTGATTGGCGGGGTCGATGCCGCGAAGGACACCATCGGAGGCGCGGCCGGGGCGGTCTTGAACAAGTCCGGCAGCGGCGCGCTCGTGCTTCGCGCCGACAGTTCCGCCTATGCCGGGGTCACGACTGTCAATGCCGGCTCGCTCATCCTGCGCGGTGCCTCCGCGCAGCTTGGCGGTTCCATCATCGCCCGGTCGGGCGTGGTTCTCGGCGGCAGCGGCACGTTTGGAAATGTCACGCTTGAGGCGGGGTCGTCCCTCGACATCGGCGAGGATGCCACGAGCCGGACACTCTCGACCGGCACGCTCGCGGCGAACGGGGCGACGCTCAACTTCACCATCCTCGGCGGAGGCACCAGCGACCGGCTGAACGTCGCGGCGCTCGACGCAGGCAGCGCGGGCAACACTATAAATCTGGATCAGTTTTTCTCCGGCACCTATGATCTCGGGCAAAACATCGCCGGCCTCAAGTCCTCCACGCTCACGCTGCGCGGCGCCGACATCAGCAGCGGCGCGCGCCAGAGCGGTTCGCTTTCCGATAATGGCGCCAGTCTTCAACTGGAGCTGACCGCCGATGCGAGCCGCGCGCTGACGTGGCAGGGCATTGCCAGCGGCACATGGGCGGCCTCCGGCTCAAATTGGTCGACCGGCGATGGCGGATTCAGCGGACTTTTTGCCGATGGCGACCGGGTCGCGTTCGGCGACGCTGCCGCGCCCCGCGACATCACCATCGGCAGCGGCGGCGTGACGGTTGCGGAAATGGTGGTGGACACCACCGGCAGCCATGCCTTCCACGGAGGTGGAATCCTCGCCGATGTTTCGTATTCCAACGGCACCGGCTTTCTTGCGGGCGGCACCAGCAGCAAGCTCATCAAGAACAGCACCGGCACTCTGGTCTTCAAAAACAGCGCCAATACCTTCAGGGGCGGCATCGACCTCAACGCAGGAGCGATCGAGTTCACCGATGGTGCGCAACTCGGTGTCGGCGGGGGCGCGGCCATCACGGTGTCCGGCTCCGCCACGCTCAGGCCGCTTGCCAGTGCCACGCTTTCCAGCGATCTCGCCCTCGCTGCCGGTGCCACCGCCATCATTGATGTGACGAATGCCGGACACTCTTTCACCTACAACGGCGCGAGCAGCGCCGCCGATGCCGCCGCGACACTCGTAAAGACCGGCGCGGGCTCGCTCACGCTTTCCGGCAGCGCCGCGCTCGGGCATGGCGCCACGCGCATCGACGGCGGATTTGTCTTTTTGCGCGACATCGCATCGCCCGCCGATCTCGTGCATGCCTTTGATTTTAACGGCGGCTGGCTCGATCTCTCCGACACCACCTACACCGGCGACGAGGCCGGTGCCAACGATTGGGCGCGGCTCACGTTCAGCGGCAGCAGTGGCGGCGTGATCGGACGCAATGACAAAATCACTCTCGGCGCGGGCGACGCGGCCTTCGGTATCGGCAGTGCGGGCGACGCCAGCAAACAAGGTGTCTTTGTTGTGATCGACGCGGGCGCGGGCAACACGGCCAGGATGACCGGCGGCAATTTTTATGTCGGCAACACCCGTGTGCTCAGCGGCACGCTGGAAGTTTCCGATGACAGCCAGCTCGGTCTCCAATCCGCGCATCGCGAAGTCATCCTCGACGGCGGCGCGCTTTCGCTCGCATCCGCGTTCAACAGCACGCGTGCGCTTGAGGTGGGCGGCTCGAACGGGGCGGTTAATGTGGCGGGTTTCGCGAGTGCGACTTGGGAGGGCAATATCTCTGGGGCGGGCAAACTCATCAAGACCGGCGGCGGCGAGCTTGTCCTTTCCGGTTCGAACCGCCACGCGTCCACCGAGATTGCCGACGGCACGCTCGCCGCCGGGGCGTCCGGCGCCCTGGGATCGGGCGTGCTGCGGGCCACCGGCTCGGCGGCGCGTCTGCGGACCGCCGCCGATGAGCTTGTGATCGCCAATGCCATCGAACTCGGCGCCAATGCGCTCGTGATCGACACCGACGGACGGGCCTCGACTTTCTCCGGAGCGATCAACGGCTCCGGCCCGCTCACCGTCGCCAACGCCGGCGCTGCCACGCTCACGGGCGCGAACACGCTTGGTCGCGTCATCGTCAGCCAGGGCGCGCGCCTCATCGCGACGGGCAACTACAGCGCGCTCGGCGGCACCGGCGTCGATGTCGAGGTGAATAATGCCACGCTCGAAATCGCCACGATCAACACGGTCGCGCGCAGCGTCGCGGTCAACGGCGGCGTGCTGCTTTTCACCAACGCGGACACGCTCAACGCCAACTCCGCCATGCTGCGCGCGAGCGGTTCGGTCACGTTTGCCGGCAGCGCCACCATCGCGCTGGGCGGCGTGGCGCTTGCCAGCGGCAAACAATACAAACTCATTGATGCAGGCGCGCTGCCTGGCATCGAGACGGCAGCATTCGACGCAGGGGCGCAAAACGCCGGGGTCGATATCGTGCCGCTTGCCGCAAACGGCGAACTCATCATCGCCGGCCTCAACCAGGCGGTGAATCCCGGCAAGGATATCGCCGCGGCGTTTGATGCCATGTCCGCCGCCACCGGCGCGGTCTATTCGCGTCTCAGCGAGAGTTTCCTGCTGCCTGTGCTTGATCGCCGGCCCGGTGATTCCGCAAACAATTTCTGGTTGCGCGGCATCGGTTCCTTCGCGGACTTCGACGGTGGCGCGGACAAGATCGGCCATCGCGACGACACCTACGGCGCCATGGTCGGCTACGATCATGTTTTTGGCCGGCTCCTCGTCGGTCTCTATGCCGGCTACGCCAGCACCAAGATCAAAACTGACAACCGTGCGGAGACCGATGCCGGCCAGCCGCACGGCGGCGTTTACACCGCCTGGCGGATGGGGCCGGTTTATCTCGCCGGCGACTTCATGATGGGCGCGTTCGACGCCGACACCATCCGCAACGAAGGCGGCGGCCAGGCCAAGGGCTCGTATAAAGCCGGCACCCTCGGCGGCTCGCTCGAACTCGGGATGGCGCTCGGCACGTGGGAGGGCGGATCGGTGAAGCCCGCCGTGGCTGTCCACTACATGCGCTTCAAATACAAGGACCAGGCGGAGACCGGCCCGGGCGCGGTGGAAATCGCCGATTTCACCACCGACCGCCGGGACGGGTTTGCGAGCGTGCAGTTCACGCAGGCATTCACGGCCCCGTGGAACCGGCCTGCCATGGTGGACTTCCTCGTCGGAAAGCGTTTTTCATTTGGCGACAAGGAGACCTCGGTGACCGGCGCTTTTGTTGACGGCGGCGGCTATTTCGATGCCACGGCCGACCGCTACGAGACCGATGGATTTCTGGTCGGCCTCGGCGCGCGTTTTGCATTGGGCAAGCACGCCCTGTTTTCCGTGGCCTACGATTACGAGCTGGGAACCGATTACGGCCGCCACAGCGTCGACGCCGTCATCCGGCTTCACTGGTAA